The window GGTTGGAGTTTGCGCAGTTCCTGGTACGCGAGCATGACGATGCCGGGGCCCAGGCCGACCTGATCACGCTGGCGGCCAACGCTCCACGCGATCCCGCCCTGCTCACACAGATCGGCCGGCTCTTCCTGCAAGCCGGAAACCCCAATCGAGCCCTCGAGCAGTTCCATGGGGCGCTGCGACTGGACCCCAAGGCCGCGGGCGCGGAAGCGGGCGCCGGCCTGGCCTCCTTCCGGCTGGGCGACTACCGTGACGCACAGCGCCACCTGCAGCGGGTGGTGCACCAGGACCCGTCGGACTCCGCCAGCACCGACCTGCTGCAGCTCTGCACTGCGATCCTGGAAGCCGACCCCTTCGCTCCCAACCTCAATGCCAGGCAACGCGCCGACCGCTGCTGGCAAGACTACCAGCGGGCTGGGCAGCGCCTGCGGGCGTGCGCGCAACAGGCGGGCGAGTCCCTGGATGTCCCGCAGGCGACGACGGAGCTGCAGGGACTGGCAGCGCGCGCCCGGCTTCTGCGTCCGCGGCCCAGCGCCGCCAGCTTTCTGCGCGATCCCGACCTGATGCAGGGCGCCTGGGAGTGGCTGTTGGACGTGGAGAGCACCACCGCGGCCCGCTGCGGACCACCCACCGGGGCCGACCAGGCCCTGTGGTACATCGCGCGGCGGCGGCATGAGGGCAGCCAATGAACGGTCCCGCAACCGCGCCGGCAGCCAACCCGCAAGCCACCTCCGGTCGGCGGCCGCTGTGGATGGGGGAAGAGCAGCTCTTTCTGCTGCTGGCCGTCATCATCGGGATCTTCGCGGGGCTGGCGGTGGTGTGCTTCCGCATCGCCATCGACTGGGGGCGACTGTGGCTGCTGGGCTCCGCCCTGGCGCCCTCACCCCTGCGGGTCCTGCTGGCGCCCTCACTGGCGGGTTTGGTGATCGCGGTGCTGGTCATCCACCTGTTTCCCCGCGCCCGCGGCAGCGGCGTGAACCAGACCAAGGGGGCGCTCTA of the Terriglobales bacterium genome contains:
- a CDS encoding tetratricopeptide repeat protein, which codes for MLLVFLGLLAVVFFALTGVLVSAFHRHQDHEGRLWFARGESDLGAGQAQAAIDDFRNALQFSRGDPRYHLRLIDALLAAQRTEEARAYLLTLWAQQPASGIINLQLARLAASSGNSSEARRYFNNSIYGVWEDDPMAHRLAVRLEFAQFLVREHDDAGAQADLITLAANAPRDPALLTQIGRLFLQAGNPNRALEQFHGALRLDPKAAGAEAGAGLASFRLGDYRDAQRHLQRVVHQDPSDSASTDLLQLCTAILEADPFAPNLNARQRADRCWQDYQRAGQRLRACAQQAGESLDVPQATTELQGLAARARLLRPRPSAASFLRDPDLMQGAWEWLLDVESTTAARCGPPTGADQALWYIARRRHEGSQ